From Candidatus Doudnabacteria bacterium, a single genomic window includes:
- a CDS encoding helix-turn-helix domain-containing protein yields MNGKDDKIMNVEQLSKFFGVSNQTIWRWCKSGKLPAFKIGSQWKIRQSDINKIINQKLTKKHDGKNLSLF; encoded by the coding sequence ATGAATGGCAAAGACGATAAGATAATGAACGTCGAGCAGTTATCCAAATTTTTCGGCGTGTCCAACCAGACCATCTGGCGCTGGTGCAAATCCGGCAAGCTGCCGGCATTCAAGATCGGCTCACAGTGGAAGATCAGACAGTCGGACATAAATAAGATCATCAATCAGAAATTGACAAAAAAGCATGACGGAAAAAACCTCTCCCTCTTCTAA
- a CDS encoding RNHCP domain-containing protein, whose product MKVFQRRKENFVCGYCGYKITGTGYTNHCPKCLFSKHVDINPGDRAEICQGLMEPIGIGQEHNEFTILHKCIKCGAIRKNKTVKEDDFDLIVKLTQ is encoded by the coding sequence ATGAAAGTGTTTCAGCGCAGAAAAGAAAATTTTGTCTGTGGGTATTGCGGCTACAAAATCACGGGAACAGGCTATACCAATCACTGCCCGAAATGCCTGTTCAGCAAGCACGTGGATATCAATCCCGGGGACCGGGCAGAGATCTGCCAAGGATTGATGGAACCGATCGGAATCGGGCAAGAACATAACGAATTTACAATTTTGCATAAATGCATTAAATGCGGAGCAATTCGAAAAAACAAGACTGTCAAAGAAGACGATTTTGATTTAATAGTAAAACTGACTCAGTAG
- a CDS encoding pilus assembly PilX N-terminal domain-containing protein, translated as MNKKTNQSGVVIIYELVIIFIFSTLMVSVISYSVYELKAIRSTVNREQAFQIAEAGNNYYQWHLVHFPVDYKDGTNSPGPYVHDYLDKDTNQVIGRYSLTITPPPAGSTIVTIQSTAYTLTNPSVKRTVTTKYGIPSLAKYAFLTNSDVWIGPTESVSGALHSNGGIRFDGIGNAPITSAKQTYTCQAWSGSPPCPAIENGVWGAAAVATKNFFQFPLPSVDFSTITSDLATIKSGAQAGGIYLPPSNAQGYSLVFNATGTVSVYKVTSLRAHATGYDVNNAAHNEDLDYNARTLQFTQAIPTNGLIYVEDRTWVEGTVAGRAMVAAASLPYNAPTAPSILIPNNLVYSAKDGSSELGLIAQQDVLVTFFAPTNLEVDAAMIAQNGSTQRYYFAGDMKNSITIYGSISSYGTWTWSWVNGAGGLLSGYLTTNTVYDSNLLYGPPPSFPLSVNGYQQISWDSD; from the coding sequence ATGAACAAAAAGACGAATCAATCCGGCGTTGTGATCATTTACGAGCTCGTGATCATTTTCATTTTTTCAACACTCATGGTTTCAGTGATAAGCTATTCGGTTTATGAGCTGAAAGCCATACGTTCGACGGTCAACCGCGAGCAGGCATTCCAGATCGCGGAGGCGGGGAACAATTATTACCAGTGGCATTTGGTTCATTTTCCGGTTGATTACAAAGACGGCACTAATTCTCCCGGCCCGTATGTCCACGATTATCTGGATAAGGACACCAACCAGGTCATCGGCAGATACAGCCTGACCATAACGCCGCCTCCGGCAGGGTCCACCATAGTTACGATCCAATCCACAGCTTACACTTTGACAAATCCTTCTGTTAAACGTACGGTTACCACGAAGTACGGCATACCATCTTTGGCCAAATATGCTTTTTTGACCAATTCCGACGTTTGGATAGGCCCCACCGAGAGCGTATCAGGCGCGCTGCACAGTAACGGCGGAATAAGGTTTGACGGGATTGGCAATGCCCCGATCACTTCCGCCAAGCAGACCTATACCTGCCAAGCCTGGTCCGGTTCTCCTCCTTGTCCTGCAATCGAAAATGGAGTTTGGGGAGCAGCTGCTGTGGCTACGAAGAATTTTTTTCAGTTCCCTCTGCCGAGCGTGGATTTTTCCACCATTACCTCTGATCTGGCGACCATCAAAAGCGGCGCGCAAGCCGGCGGAATTTATCTGCCGCCTTCAAACGCTCAGGGCTACTCGCTTGTGTTCAATGCCACTGGCACGGTAAGCGTTTATAAGGTAACTTCCCTGAGAGCTCATGCAACAGGGTATGATGTCAATAACGCTGCGCACAATGAGGACCTTGATTACAATGCCCGGACCCTGCAATTCACTCAGGCGATCCCGACAAACGGCCTTATATATGTAGAGGACAGGACCTGGGTTGAGGGGACTGTGGCGGGACGCGCCATGGTGGCAGCAGCGAGCTTGCCCTATAATGCGCCAACCGCACCCAGCATCCTCATCCCGAATAATCTTGTTTACAGCGCGAAAGACGGCAGTTCGGAATTGGGACTGATCGCACAGCAGGATGTGCTGGTGACTTTTTTTGCCCCCACGAACCTTGAGGTTGATGCGGCCATGATCGCGCAAAACGGCAGCACGCAGCGGTATTATTTTGCGGGCGATATGAAGAATTCCATCACGATCTACGGATCTATCTCAAGCTACGGCACCTGGACCTGGAGCTGGGTCAACGGGGCCGGAGGTCTGCTCTCCGGATACTTGACGACCAACACAGTATATGATTCCAATCTTCTCTACGGTCCGCCGCCGAGTTTTCCTTTATCCGTGAACGGCTATCAGCAAATAAGCTGGGACTCCGATTAA
- a CDS encoding prepilin-type N-terminal cleavage/methylation domain-containing protein produces MKQITSNREQEKGFTLIEVMISVAIFSIIAYGIVALVSSVLVNSSLQGSLLANNDSARRVAFTLIQELRDATTSDTGGYALESATAQQLIFYTNAAGSVNRIRYFLQMRQAASTGSGISSKPVLCIKESPSLPEILCSIILAVKL; encoded by the coding sequence ATGAAACAGATAACATCCAACAGAGAACAAGAAAAGGGATTCACGCTGATAGAAGTGATGATTTCCGTTGCAATTTTTTCCATCATCGCTTACGGGATAGTAGCCTTGGTTTCCTCTGTGCTTGTGAACAGCTCGCTGCAAGGAAGTTTGCTTGCCAATAATGACAGCGCCCGCCGCGTAGCTTTTACGCTGATCCAGGAATTGCGCGATGCCACAACTTCAGACACCGGAGGATACGCGCTGGAATCAGCGACAGCTCAACAGCTGATCTTTTATACCAATGCGGCAGGCAGCGTCAACCGGATCCGGTATTTCCTCCAAATGCGGCAGGCAGCGTCAACCGGATCCGGTATTTCCTCCAAGCCGGTGCTTTGTATAAAGGAGTCACCAAGCCTACCGGAAATCCTTTGCTCTATAATCTTGGCGGTGAAACTGTGA
- a CDS encoding ice-binding family protein, whose protein sequence is MLKFKKNSYGFTIIEMVVAIAIFAVLLVGVIGLVSVMTRSVRASREQTTIASLATNYLEVVRNLAYSQVGTAHGNPIGVLPDDVTPATIVIEGINYQVYYEVTFVDDPADGTVLLGTDAAPDDYKQVKLNIQNMTTGVVRSFSSNITPFGLEGTVNAGALWIKAFDATGQPIAGASVHIQNIAGTIILDRTTDSSGNWVEVGLPPGVNIYHIVVTKAGYSTDQTYPITVANPNPTKPDPTIVNSQVTLVSFSIDLFSKLTIKTLGATGSTCGAAQVNLGTAGSFAVLAGSTITNTGSSGINGDLGLSPGTSVTGFPPGTVNGAQHVADSTAAQAKTDLVAAYNNAAGQSTTSTIPTELGGTTETAGVYDSASGTFGITGTLTLNAQGDPNAVFIFKAASTLITAGASSVSLINGAQACNVFWQVGSSATFGTFSNFAGNVLALTSITVTTGVNVSGRMLARNGAVTLDTDTITLGASGPSTCSALSNVGVNLTGAKLIGLTPNVLKYNNNLTSSAGLIALNNLEWDNYTPTLLTGQNLMVVGTSPIQQISVLPAANQTFTMILGTQTANSLLVIVKDSGTGNALAGAGVHLHRGGATPQDFNGTTGGSVWVQSDWTGGPGQTDFAAATRYFADDGNIDNSSLPTGIRLKNISGNYVASGQVVSSTFDTGGASNFTTLTWNPTSQNPATSLKFQIASNSDNATWNFMGPDGTAGTYYTVSGTNIASIHNNDRYIRYKAFLATTDSLQTPVLTSVAINYVSGCATPGQTSFGGLTADNNYSLDVTLPGYQPFSVNSLNISGNQSIQVLMSP, encoded by the coding sequence ATGCTTAAATTTAAAAAAAATAGCTACGGATTTACGATAATTGAGATGGTGGTGGCGATAGCCATATTTGCGGTTCTGCTGGTCGGAGTGATCGGTCTTGTTTCGGTTATGACAAGGAGCGTTCGGGCCTCCCGGGAACAAACTACGATAGCGAGCCTTGCAACCAATTATCTGGAAGTGGTCAGAAACCTGGCTTATAGCCAGGTCGGAACAGCGCACGGCAATCCGATTGGTGTTTTGCCCGATGACGTAACGCCCGCGACAATCGTCATCGAAGGTATTAATTATCAGGTCTATTATGAAGTGACTTTTGTGGATGATCCGGCAGATGGCACGGTTCTTTTGGGCACTGATGCCGCTCCGGATGATTATAAACAGGTGAAGCTGAACATACAAAATATGACTACCGGTGTGGTCAGATCTTTTTCAAGCAACATCACCCCTTTTGGTCTCGAAGGCACTGTCAATGCCGGCGCGCTTTGGATCAAAGCTTTTGACGCAACAGGACAACCAATTGCCGGAGCATCCGTCCATATCCAGAACATTGCCGGAACAATAATCCTCGACCGCACTACTGATTCATCCGGCAACTGGGTGGAAGTTGGCTTGCCCCCCGGAGTGAACATCTATCATATTGTAGTAACGAAAGCAGGATACTCTACCGACCAGACTTACCCGATAACGGTAGCGAATCCCAACCCGACCAAACCTGACCCGACTATAGTCAACAGCCAGGTGACGTTAGTCAGTTTTTCTATTGATCTGTTCAGCAAACTTACCATCAAGACCCTCGGCGCCACCGGTTCCACCTGCGGCGCTGCGCAAGTAAATCTGGGAACTGCCGGCAGTTTTGCGGTTTTGGCCGGCTCGACCATAACCAATACCGGTTCCAGCGGCATCAACGGGGATCTGGGCTTAAGTCCCGGCACTTCAGTTACCGGCTTTCCCCCCGGCACGGTCAATGGGGCACAGCATGTGGCTGATTCAACGGCTGCTCAAGCGAAAACAGACCTCGTCGCAGCCTATAATAATGCTGCAGGACAATCTACTACTTCTACAATTCCCACAGAACTTGGCGGAACTACAGAGACAGCAGGGGTATATGATTCCGCTTCCGGAACTTTTGGGATCACCGGAACTCTGACGCTTAATGCCCAAGGCGATCCGAATGCGGTGTTTATTTTCAAAGCTGCATCAACCCTTATCACGGCAGGGGCGAGCAGCGTCAGTCTCATAAACGGCGCTCAGGCTTGCAATGTTTTCTGGCAGGTCGGCAGTTCAGCAACGTTTGGAACTTTTTCCAACTTCGCAGGAAATGTCCTGGCCTTAACATCCATTACAGTTACGACCGGCGTCAATGTTAGCGGCCGGATGCTCGCACGCAACGGCGCTGTGACATTGGACACCGATACCATTACCCTCGGTGCCAGCGGTCCTTCCACCTGCAGCGCGCTAAGCAATGTCGGAGTAAACCTGACAGGGGCAAAATTGATCGGCCTTACCCCGAATGTTCTGAAATACAACAATAACCTGACTTCTTCGGCAGGATTGATCGCTCTGAATAATTTGGAATGGGACAACTACACCCCGACCCTGCTTACCGGCCAGAATCTGATGGTAGTCGGCACTTCGCCCATCCAGCAGATCAGCGTGCTGCCGGCAGCCAACCAGACGTTCACCATGATCCTGGGAACTCAGACTGCGAACAGCCTTTTGGTGATCGTAAAGGATTCAGGCACGGGCAATGCGCTTGCAGGGGCGGGTGTGCATTTGCACAGAGGCGGCGCGACTCCTCAGGATTTTAACGGGACCACGGGCGGCAGCGTTTGGGTGCAAAGCGACTGGACGGGCGGACCGGGGCAGACTGATTTTGCGGCTGCGACCCGCTACTTTGCCGATGACGGAAATATTGACAACAGCTCTCTGCCGACCGGGATCAGATTGAAAAATATTTCAGGGAATTATGTAGCTTCCGGGCAAGTGGTTTCTTCCACGTTCGATACCGGCGGCGCTTCAAATTTTACCACTCTGACCTGGAACCCGACTTCCCAAAACCCGGCAACCAGCCTCAAGTTCCAGATCGCCAGTAATTCCGATAACGCCACTTGGAATTTTATGGGGCCTGACGGCACGGCAGGAACTTACTACACCGTTTCAGGAACCAACATTGCAAGCATTCACAATAACGACCGCTATATCCGGTATAAAGCATTTCTGGCCACGACTGATAGCCTGCAAACTCCGGTTTTGACAAGTGTTGCGATCAATTATGTTTCCGGCTGCGCAACCCCCGGACAAACAAGCTTTGGCGGGTTAACCGCTGACAATAATTATAGTTTGGACGTGACACTACCAGGTTATCAGCCATTCTCGGTGAACAGTCTTAATATTTCTGGTAATCAGTCGATCCAGGTATTGATGAGCCCGTAA
- a CDS encoding PilN domain-containing protein has translation MKIINLLPQDAQKEVTFEFLFGRLFMFWTWLTLSLLVFLGLAVGTRIYLMRSNSQTDDQIAQNMAILNSADYKGLQDKVLALNNSVKEINNLKSHHYYWSNALIALANLTPTTVQLNQIILDRETGRVDIAGQAKTREDVIALWTSIIKSGFFHGINFPLSNLERATTANFTFTFFVNNDKINSP, from the coding sequence ATGAAAATAATCAACCTCCTGCCCCAAGACGCGCAAAAAGAAGTCACATTTGAGTTCCTGTTCGGCAGGCTGTTCATGTTTTGGACATGGCTTACGCTAAGCCTGCTGGTTTTTTTGGGGCTGGCGGTGGGAACCAGGATCTATCTTATGAGAAGCAATTCTCAGACGGACGATCAGATCGCTCAAAACATGGCTATTCTTAATTCCGCTGACTATAAGGGCCTGCAGGACAAGGTTTTGGCTTTGAACAACAGCGTCAAAGAGATCAATAATCTTAAATCCCATCATTACTACTGGTCAAACGCCCTGATCGCTCTGGCGAACCTGACTCCCACGACTGTTCAGCTGAACCAGATAATCCTTGACCGGGAAACGGGGAGGGTTGATATCGCGGGCCAAGCCAAAACGCGCGAAGATGTGATTGCGCTTTGGACCAGCATAATAAAATCAGGTTTTTTTCACGGCATAAATTTTCCGCTTTCAAACCTTGAGCGGGCCACAACCGCCAATTTTACTTTTACTTTTTTTGTAAACAACGACAAGATCAACAGCCCATGA
- the pilM gene encoding type IV pilus assembly protein PilM encodes MSSKKIKAFGLDISDSSIKVMQLVYAHGRLASIPFTDSPLSEQVVNNHMIISEDRLADNILRAIAAARKIDTKFVVCSVPEAKSFVRTLTIPKMAESEIGTALPFELEQDIPVPVDQVYLDWQIIKDGGDKLEVLAHATPKDYIDALVSSLRKAKLVPVAMELESQATARALISRDLATKSVLIVDPATKLTSFIIVDNGIIQYTSSIPIAGNAFTESISRNLGVTAPQAEKMKQELGLTGDKGLEVRKAILPILDNLVDEIKNVIRFFEEHETTHKSIDTILLCGGSAKLTGIAEYISDRLNLGSVRSAAKVILADPWANVAVDPKIPVPLDRLSALGYTTVIGLALRGVNFNEYSI; translated from the coding sequence TTGAGCAGTAAAAAAATCAAAGCATTCGGCCTGGATATTTCCGATTCTTCCATCAAAGTCATGCAGCTGGTCTATGCGCACGGCCGTTTGGCGTCAATACCTTTTACCGATTCCCCGCTGTCCGAACAGGTGGTCAATAATCACATGATCATCAGCGAAGACCGGCTGGCGGACAATATCCTCCGCGCGATTGCGGCGGCGCGCAAGATAGACACCAAGTTCGTGGTCTGTTCCGTTCCGGAAGCCAAATCATTTGTGCGCACCCTGACAATTCCCAAAATGGCGGAAAGCGAGATCGGGACCGCGCTCCCGTTCGAACTTGAACAGGATATTCCGGTGCCTGTGGACCAGGTTTACCTTGACTGGCAGATCATCAAGGATGGGGGAGACAAACTTGAGGTTTTGGCGCACGCCACTCCCAAAGATTATATAGACGCGCTTGTTTCTTCGCTTAGAAAAGCCAAACTCGTGCCGGTGGCCATGGAGCTGGAGTCGCAGGCGACGGCCAGAGCTCTGATCAGCCGAGACCTTGCGACCAAAAGCGTTTTGATCGTGGACCCGGCAACCAAGCTGACCAGTTTTATCATCGTGGACAACGGGATCATCCAGTACACTTCCAGCATTCCGATCGCCGGCAACGCGTTTACGGAAAGCATTTCCAGAAATCTCGGAGTCACGGCGCCGCAAGCCGAAAAAATGAAACAGGAGCTGGGTTTGACCGGCGACAAAGGGCTGGAAGTGCGCAAAGCGATCCTGCCGATCCTGGACAACCTCGTGGATGAGATAAAAAATGTCATCAGGTTCTTTGAAGAACACGAAACAACCCACAAAAGCATTGATACGATCCTGCTCTGCGGAGGCTCGGCTAAATTGACCGGAATTGCCGAATATATTTCCGACCGGCTGAACCTCGGGTCGGTCCGCTCTGCGGCCAAAGTCATTCTGGCCGATCCGTGGGCGAATGTTGCAGTTGACCCGAAGATCCCAGTACCGCTTGACCGGCTTTCCGCCTTAGGCTACACCACGGTCATCGGCCTGGCTTTGCGCGGAGTCAACTTTAACGAATACAGCATATGA
- a CDS encoding type II secretion system F family protein, whose product MDFQYTARNKAGVIQKDIMQAMNERAVVDALRAQGLLPTSIKAVHQAFDIGHLFQIFRPIKLIDRITFIKNLGVMIKAGLPATRSLKVLAAQTPNPRFAKIVNEVAAQVESGTSLADAMAKYPNVFSGIFVSMVRAGEMSGNLEQNLTYLAEQMQRDYDLVSKARGALTYPIMVLIALAIVGYLMLTFVLPKLTSTFTDLNVVLPLPTRIVIGLVDVFAHYGIFILLGTVLAVAGFFYWRSTMGGKKVLHKLVLYTPVISGIVIKINLARFVRVFASLIKSGMTIVEALEVSSNVVGNIYYQRTILDAASKVKIGSPLTTAFKKEPKLFSNLVIQMMEVGEESGTTDVVLEEVANFYEQEVDQTMKNLSSILEPLIMMVMGVAVGFLAVALIMPIYNISSSIS is encoded by the coding sequence ATGGATTTCCAATACACCGCCCGGAATAAAGCGGGCGTCATCCAAAAAGACATAATGCAGGCCATGAACGAACGGGCTGTGGTTGACGCTTTGCGCGCCCAGGGCCTGCTGCCGACATCGATCAAGGCGGTTCACCAGGCTTTTGATATCGGCCATTTGTTCCAGATCTTCCGCCCCATCAAACTCATTGACCGCATCACGTTCATCAAAAATCTCGGGGTCATGATCAAGGCGGGTCTTCCGGCCACCAGGTCGCTGAAGGTCCTGGCCGCACAGACGCCCAATCCGAGGTTTGCCAAGATCGTGAACGAGGTTGCTGCGCAGGTTGAGAGCGGCACTTCACTGGCCGATGCCATGGCGAAATACCCCAATGTATTTTCCGGAATTTTCGTGAGCATGGTGCGGGCCGGGGAAATGTCGGGCAACCTCGAACAAAATCTGACATATCTGGCCGAGCAGATGCAGAGGGATTATGACCTGGTTTCCAAAGCCCGGGGAGCCCTGACCTATCCGATCATGGTCCTGATCGCTTTGGCCATTGTCGGCTATCTGATGCTGACCTTTGTCCTGCCGAAACTGACCTCGACATTTACGGACCTGAACGTCGTATTGCCGCTCCCGACGAGGATCGTCATCGGGCTCGTCGATGTTTTTGCCCACTACGGCATATTTATTTTATTGGGCACCGTTCTGGCCGTGGCCGGGTTTTTTTACTGGCGCTCGACCATGGGCGGCAAAAAAGTTCTTCACAAATTAGTGCTTTATACCCCGGTGATTTCCGGCATTGTGATCAAGATCAATCTGGCGAGGTTTGTCCGCGTGTTCGCATCGCTGATCAAAAGCGGCATGACCATCGTCGAGGCGCTGGAAGTTTCTTCGAACGTCGTCGGCAATATTTATTACCAACGGACCATTCTTGATGCGGCGTCAAAAGTGAAGATCGGCTCTCCTTTGACAACGGCATTCAAAAAAGAGCCGAAATTATTTTCCAACCTGGTGATCCAGATGATGGAAGTCGGGGAGGAATCGGGCACCACGGACGTGGTGCTTGAGGAAGTGGCGAATTTTTACGAGCAGGAAGTGGACCAGACCATGAAAAACCTGTCGTCAATTCTGGAGCCGCTGATCATGATGGTCATGGGGGTAGCGGTCGGATTTTTGGCCGTGGCTTTGATCATGCCGATCTACAATATTAGTTCAAGCATAAGTTAA
- a CDS encoding GspE/PulE family protein yields MAFDTEQLKRSLVAQKLTTAEAFTTLEKEAVAGRRELNDLLVEKKIIDEEKLAMIIAGFFDVEYKNLTDMGQIPKEVLLLVPEPIARRHKVIAFGSEKGKLNVGMTDPDDLETRDSIKKTTDLQIVPFLISKASLDYGLKQYHTSLEAEFAKIITKQEKEGAAGTENVTEKLKEMAEEIPVVRVVDTLLEYAIFEKASDIHIEPQEKEVMVRYRIDGVLHDVMTLPKIIQPALIARIKVIANLKIDEHRLPQDGRFKVAKENYNISLRVSTIPVFDGEKVVMRLLDESTKAMTLEELGFIARNYEVIMRNVKKPHGALLVTGPTGSGKSTTLYSILSLLNTKSVNIATIEDPIEYRIEGINQTQVSPKIGLTFAMGLRALLRQDPNIIMIGEIRDAETAEESVHAALTGHIVLSTLHTNNAAGALPRLLDIGVEPYLIASTVNVVVGQRLTRQICPDCKEEIKIDAELEETLKKDYDVPALLAILKREKFIDEKITGLMELTFFHGKGCDKCGHSGYRGRKGIYEVMEISTMVQDLIMKRSPTSQLEAKAVEEGMILMWQDGFIKCLQGKTTIEEIVRVSRE; encoded by the coding sequence ATGGCTTTTGACACAGAACAATTGAAGCGGAGCCTGGTGGCCCAAAAACTCACCACTGCTGAGGCTTTTACAACTTTAGAAAAAGAAGCTGTGGCAGGCAGGCGCGAGCTGAACGACCTTCTGGTTGAGAAAAAGATCATTGACGAAGAAAAACTGGCCATGATCATCGCCGGATTTTTCGATGTGGAATACAAGAACCTGACGGACATGGGCCAGATACCCAAAGAAGTTCTGCTTTTGGTGCCGGAGCCGATAGCTCGCAGGCATAAGGTTATCGCTTTCGGCAGCGAGAAAGGCAAGCTGAACGTGGGCATGACGGACCCGGATGATCTGGAGACCCGGGATTCCATAAAAAAGACGACCGACCTGCAGATCGTGCCTTTTCTCATCAGCAAAGCGTCTTTGGACTACGGGCTGAAGCAGTACCACACGAGTCTTGAGGCGGAGTTTGCCAAGATCATCACCAAGCAGGAAAAAGAAGGCGCGGCCGGCACGGAGAATGTCACGGAAAAGCTCAAAGAAATGGCGGAGGAAATTCCCGTGGTCCGCGTGGTGGATACTCTGCTGGAATACGCGATATTTGAAAAAGCATCGGACATTCATATAGAGCCGCAGGAAAAAGAGGTCATGGTCAGGTATCGGATTGACGGCGTGCTGCATGATGTCATGACCTTGCCGAAGATCATCCAGCCGGCGCTGATCGCCCGCATCAAGGTCATTGCCAACCTCAAGATAGACGAGCACCGTTTGCCGCAGGACGGCCGGTTCAAGGTTGCGAAGGAGAATTACAATATCTCTTTGCGCGTATCCACCATCCCCGTGTTTGACGGCGAGAAGGTCGTGATGCGCTTGCTCGACGAGTCCACGAAAGCCATGACATTGGAGGAACTCGGATTTATCGCGCGCAATTACGAGGTCATTATGAGGAACGTGAAGAAGCCGCATGGCGCTCTGCTGGTCACCGGGCCCACGGGCAGCGGAAAATCCACGACCTTGTATTCTATCCTGTCGCTTCTGAATACTAAGAGTGTGAACATTGCCACCATCGAGGACCCGATAGAGTACCGCATAGAAGGCATCAACCAGACGCAGGTCAGTCCCAAGATCGGCCTGACCTTTGCCATGGGTTTGCGGGCGCTCTTACGGCAGGACCCGAACATCATCATGATCGGGGAAATCAGAGATGCTGAGACCGCCGAGGAATCCGTGCACGCGGCATTGACCGGGCACATCGTGCTATCCACCCTGCACACGAACAATGCGGCAGGAGCTTTGCCGAGGCTTTTGGATATCGGCGTGGAGCCGTACCTGATCGCGTCCACGGTCAACGTCGTGGTCGGCCAGCGCCTGACCCGCCAGATCTGCCCCGACTGCAAGGAAGAGATCAAAATTGACGCGGAGCTTGAAGAAACTCTGAAAAAAGATTATGACGTCCCGGCCCTGCTGGCCATCCTCAAGCGCGAGAAATTCATTGACGAGAAAATAACCGGCCTGATGGAACTGACTTTTTTTCACGGAAAAGGATGCGATAAGTGCGGGCATTCGGGTTACCGCGGCCGCAAGGGCATCTATGAAGTGATGGAGATCTCCACTATGGTCCAGGACCTGATCATGAAGCGCTCGCCGACCAGCCAGCTGGAGGCAAAGGCCGTGGAGGAAGGGATGATCCTGATGTGGCAGGACGGATTCATCAAATGCCTGCAAGGCAAGACGACGATAGAGGAGATAGTGAGAGTGAGCAGGGAGTAA
- a CDS encoding GIY-YIG nuclease family protein: MQEKEPGVYILTNKMNTVLYTGATGIGLERIWQHKEKLVEGFTKKYNLDKLVYYEPCETIEQAFERERQIKNWHRQWKINLIEKDNPEWKDVYDDFIKRP; this comes from the coding sequence ATGCAAGAAAAAGAACCGGGAGTTTATATATTAACCAACAAGATGAATACAGTTCTTTATACAGGAGCCACCGGCATAGGATTGGAAAGAATTTGGCAGCATAAAGAAAAACTAGTGGAGGGATTCACGAAAAAATATAATCTTGACAAACTGGTCTACTATGAACCATGTGAGACAATCGAACAGGCCTTTGAAAGAGAGCGGCAGATCAAAAATTGGCATCGGCAATGGAAGATAAATCTTATAGAAAAAGATAATCCGGAATGGAAAGATGTATATGACGATTTTATTAAGAGACCCTGA
- a CDS encoding endonuclease domain-containing protein, whose protein sequence is MQEENITKLARKLRKTSTPEENQLWYLLRSRRFYDYKFRRQFVIGKYIADFCCYKYKLVIEIDGGQHNQPENANKDIERGKYLNKLGYKVLRIWNNEINNNLEGVAERILDMLKT, encoded by the coding sequence ATGCAAGAAGAAAATATTACAAAACTGGCGAGGAAGCTGAGAAAAACTTCAACTCCGGAAGAGAATCAACTTTGGTATTTGCTTCGCAGCCGAAGATTTTATGATTATAAATTCCGCCGGCAATTCGTGATCGGCAAATACATTGCTGATTTTTGCTGCTATAAATATAAACTGGTCATAGAAATAGACGGAGGGCAACACAATCAACCTGAGAATGCTAACAAAGATATTGAAAGAGGTAAGTACCTCAATAAACTTGGTTACAAGGTGTTACGGATCTGGAACAACGAAATAAACAATAATCTTGAAGGAGTCGCAGAGAGGATTTTGGATATGCTTAAGACATAA
- the cas2 gene encoding CRISPR-associated endonuclease Cas2, with protein MNNKELAYEIAVEMFAMAEDLGLLIEDIVFTPYGKLKIHRIPRTTYYRRLERFEKNGLVTKVRKHDGSAYILTDKAKKLRQKPLVKMNRTDGQSTIIMFDIPEEKHRARDNFRRYLIRHGYTQIQKSVFISPFQIFDELKEFAEELKIDSNISIVAGKIEQF; from the coding sequence ATGAACAATAAAGAGCTTGCCTATGAAATTGCAGTAGAAATGTTTGCCATGGCAGAGGACTTGGGCCTCTTAATAGAGGATATCGTTTTTACGCCTTATGGGAAATTAAAAATTCACCGAATTCCCAGAACGACCTATTACCGGAGACTTGAAAGATTTGAAAAGAACGGCTTGGTTACAAAGGTGCGAAAACACGACGGCTCTGCATATATCCTGACCGACAAAGCGAAAAAATTGCGTCAAAAGCCGCTAGTAAAAATGAACAGAACAGATGGGCAGTCTACGATCATCATGTTTGATATTCCCGAGGAAAAGCATAGGGCCAGGGATAACTTCCGGCGTTATCTTATCAGGCACGGCTACACCCAGATCCAAAAAAGCGTTTTTATCAGTCCTTTTCAGATTTTCGATGAACTTAAGGAATTTGCCGAAGAATTAAAAATAGATTCTAACATTTCAATTGTTGCCGGCAAGATCGAACAATTTTAA